The Oncorhynchus masou masou isolate Uvic2021 chromosome 31, UVic_Omas_1.1, whole genome shotgun sequence genome includes a region encoding these proteins:
- the LOC135523730 gene encoding protein Tob1-like gives MQLEIQVALNFIISYLYNKLPRRRVNIFGEELERQLKKKYEGHWYTDKPYKGSGYRCIHVGEKVDPVVEQAAKESGLDIDDVRNNLPQDLSVWIDPFEVSYQIGEKGPVKVLYVDDNNENGSELDKEIKNSFNPEAQVFMPISDPIGACSESSSPSPPFGQSAAVSPSFMPRSTQPITFTTATFAATKFGSTKMKSSGRNNGNGGNGGNCNKVARTSPTNNLGLNVNSLLKQKAMSTSMLSLYGLGQQQKASALSPNAKEFVFPNLQGQGSPSGVFPSEGALSPLQYNNAFDVFAAYGGLNDKSLMDGLNFSLGNMQYSNQQFQPVMAN, from the coding sequence ATGCAGCTTGAAATCCAAGTAGCCCTCAACTTTATTATTTCCTATTTGTACAACAAACTCCCCAGAAGGCGTGTGAACATCTTCGGTGAGGAGCTCGAGAGGCAGCTGAAGAAGAAGTATGAAGGTCACTGGTACACTGATAAGCCATATAAGGGCTCTGGGTACAGGTGCATCCATGTAGGGGAGAAGGTGGAccctgtggtggagcaggcagcCAAGGAGAGTGGCCTGGACATTGACGATGTCCGGAATAACCTCCCTCAGGACCTTAGTGTGTGGATTGACCCCTTCGAGGTGTCCTACCAGATTGGGGAGAAGGGGCCGGTCAAGGTGCTGTACGTGGACGATAACAATGAGAACGGGTCCGAGCTGGACAAGGAGATCAAGAACAGCTTCAACCCAGAGGCCCAGGTCTTCATGCCCATCAGTGACCCTATTGGGGCCTGTTCTGAGTCCAGCTCTCCCTCACCACCCTTTGGGCAGTCTGCGGCTGTCAGCCCCTCCTTCATGCCACGCTCCACCCAGCCTATAACCTTTACCACCGCCACCTTTGCAGCCACCAAGTTCGGCTCCACCAAGATGAAGAGCTCCGGCCGCAACAATGGTaatggcggcaacggaggaaactGCAACAAGGTGGCCCGCACCTCCCCCACCAACAACCTCGGGCTGAATGTGAACTCCCTGCTGAAGCAAAAAGCCATGTCCACCTCCATGCTCTCTCTGTATGGCCTGGGCCAGCAGCAGAAGGCCTCGGCACTCTCTCCTAATGCTAAGGAGTTTGTGTTTCCAAACCTCCAGGGTCAGGGGAGCCCCAGTGGAGTGTTCCCCAGCGAGGGGGCACTCAGCCCGCTTCAGTACAACAATGCCTTTGATGTGTTCGCGGCCTACGGCGGTCTCAATGACAAGTCCCTCATGGATGGGCTGAACTTCAGTCTCGGCAACATGCAGTATTCGAACCAGCAATTCCAGCCGGTGATGGCTAACTAA